Genomic DNA from Klebsiella variicola:
GCGTCGCCTCCCAGCAGGCTGGCGATATGCTGCAGATTGGGTTCGCGACCGCTGCTGCCGTCAAAACGTAAGGTCACGATCTGCTCGCCGTCGCGCAGCGGTGGCCCGGCCTCCGGGCGATCGGGGTGCTGCAGGCCGAGCATGGCGCGCGTCACCGGGTGCTGCGGGTTGCCAAACACGCGCCAGACATCGCCCTGTTCGACAATGCGCCCGCCCTCAAGCACGCTGACCCGATCGCAGAGGGTGCGAATGACCTCCATTTCGTGGGTGATCAGCACGATTGTCAGGCCCAGGCGCTGGTTAATCTCCTTGAGCAGGGTTAGCACCGACAGGGTGTTTTCCGGATCCAGCGCCGAGGTTGCCTCATCGCACAGCAGAATTTCCGGCTGAGTGACCAGCGCCCGGGCGATGCCGGTCCGCTGTTTCTGGCCACCGGAGAGGCGGGCCGGGTAGCTGTCGCGCAGCGCGCTGAGGCCCACCAGCTCAAGCATCTCGCTGACCCGACGCTGGCGTTCGCCGGCCGGGACGCCAGCCATCTTCAGCGGCAAGGCGATGTTCTGCGCCACGGTTTTGGTGGCCATCAGGTTAAAGTGCTGAAAAATCATCGCCACCCGCCGACGCAGATCGCGCAGCTGGCGCGTGGAGTAGCGCACGGTTGACTCGCCGTGGATGAACATCTCGCCGCTGTCGGCATTTTCCAGACGATTAAACAGGCGCAGCAGGGTGGATTTTCCGGCGCCGCTGCGGCCGATGATGCCGAAAATTTCGCCCTGACGGATGGTCAGGTCAATGTCCTGTAGCGCCTGCACGCCGTTAGGATAGGCTTTGCTGATACCAGCAAACTCAATGTGGGTCGGTGGGGCGGGGATATGCGTCACGATGATGCGCTCCGTTAGCCCGGGCAGCGGCTGACGCCGCTGCCCGCGGTGATTAGAATCCAGGTAAAATTTTGCCCTGATAACGCGTCAGAATGAACTGACGAACTGCGTCCGAATGCAGCGCTTGCGCCAGCTTCTGAATGCCCGGGTCCTGAATATTGTCCGGGCGCGCCACCAGATATTCGACGTACAGATCGCTGCCTTTTTCCACCAGCAACGCTTTATCGGTGTCGATACCGGCCTCCAGCGCATAGTTGGCAAAGATAAAGGCCAGGTCGACCTGCTTCACCGCGCGCGCCAGCATGGCGCCCTCCAGTTCGCGGATCTTAAAGTGATGCGGGTTGCTGGTAATGTCCTTGGTTGCCGATTGCGGGTTGTGCGGATCCTTGAGGGTAATCAGCCCGGCGTTGCTTAACATCACCAGCGCGCGGCCGGTGTTCACCGGATCGTTAGGGATGGCGATCGTGGCGCCGTCAGGCACCGCGGCGAGGGTCGTGTATTTGCTGGAGTAGGCGCCGAAGGGCTCGATATGCACTC
This window encodes:
- a CDS encoding methionine ABC transporter ATP-binding protein, coding for MTHIPAPPTHIEFAGISKAYPNGVQALQDIDLTIRQGEIFGIIGRSGAGKSTLLRLFNRLENADSGEMFIHGESTVRYSTRQLRDLRRRVAMIFQHFNLMATKTVAQNIALPLKMAGVPAGERQRRVSEMLELVGLSALRDSYPARLSGGQKQRTGIARALVTQPEILLCDEATSALDPENTLSVLTLLKEINQRLGLTIVLITHEMEVIRTLCDRVSVLEGGRIVEQGDVWRVFGNPQHPVTRAMLGLQHPDRPEAGPPLRDGEQIVTLRFDGSSGREPNLQHIASLLGGDARLLYSNCERIQGRVIGQLQVRLSGPLAASALAQDGWVADSILTHHHQTAEITAS
- a CDS encoding MetQ/NlpA family ABC transporter substrate-binding protein — encoded protein: MKKSIIAAGLLALFSTAALANETLIVGATPVPHAEILEFVKPVLAKEGVDLQVKVFNDFIQPNQQLAEKHLDANYYQYRPFLDNYNQTRHTNLVPVVGVHIEPFGAYSSKYTTLAAVPDGATIAIPNDPVNTGRALVMLSNAGLITLKDPHNPQSATKDITSNPHHFKIRELEGAMLARAVKQVDLAFIFANYALEAGIDTDKALLVEKGSDLYVEYLVARPDNIQDPGIQKLAQALHSDAVRQFILTRYQGKILPGF